Genomic segment of Streptomyces longhuiensis:
ACGCCCCGCCTCCTGCTCCGCCGCTGGTCCGACGACGACCTCGTGGCCCTCTCCGAGATCCAGGCGGACCCGGAGGTCATGCGCCGGGTCGGCGACGGCGGGCCGCGCGACCTGGAGCGGACGGCCGAGGACATCGAGCGCTGGGAGGAGGACTGGGACGAGGAGGGCTTCGGCCCGTTCGCCGTCGAACTCCTCGCCTCCGGCGAGCTGGCCGGCGTCGTCGGCCTCTCGGTGTCGGAGCTCCAGCCCGGCATCGAGATCAACTGGTGGCTGGGCCGCCAGTTCTGGGGCCAGGGCTACGCCTCCGAGGCCGCCCAGGCCACCTTGGAGTTCGCCCTCCAGGACCGCGGCGTCGACCGGGTCGTCGCCCTGATCCGGCCGGGCGACACGGGGTCGGAGAACATCGCCCGCAAGCTGGGCATGACGGAGGGACACGAGTTCGCGCACCCGAAGCACGGCTACCCGCTCCAGGTGCACGAGATCGACCTCACGGAATACGAGAGCTGACGCGCGAAGGGGGCGGCACCGACACCGGCGCCGCCCCCGACCTGCCCGCGTCCTACGTCACTTGACGTTGACCGCGGCCCACGCCCGGTCGACCGCCTTGTACTCCGCCGAGTCGGCGCCGTACAGGTCGGACGCCGCGCTCAGCGTGCCCTTGCGCGCGTTGGCGTAGTCCGTGTTCGTCGTGAAGTACGACGTCAGGGCCTTGAACCAGATCTTCTCGGCCTTGTCGCGGCCGATGCCCGCGGCCGGCTGGCCGTCCGCGGTCGGGGAGTCGTACGAGACCCCGTTGATCTCCTTCTTCCCGCTGCCCTCCGACAGCAGGTAGAAGAAGTGGTTCGCGATGCCCGACGAGTAGTGCACGTCGACGTTGCCCGCGCCGCTCTTCCAGTTGTCCAGGGACGCGCCGTCCTTGCTGGGCTTGTCCATGTAGCGCAGCGGGGTGCCGTCGCCGTTGATGTCGATCTTCTCGCCGATGAGGTAGTCACCGACGTCCTTGGCGTTGTTCGCGTGGAACTCGACCGCGGTGCCGAAGATGTCGGACGTGGCCTCGTTCAGACCGCCGGACTCACCGCTGTAGATGAGGCCCGCGGTCGCCGCGGTGACGCCGTGCGACATCTCGTGGCCCGCCACGTCGATCGACGTGAGGGGCTTCTTGTCGCCCTCGCCGTCGCCGTACGTCATGCAGAAGCAGCTGTCGTCCCAGAACGCGTTGACGTACGCGTTGCCGTAGTGCACCCGCGAGTACGCGCCCTTGCCGTCGCCGTTGATGCCGCTGCGGCCCTGGACGTCCTTGTAGTAGTCCCACGTCACCTGGGCGCCGTAGGCGGCGTCGACCGCTGCCGTGGCCGCGTCGTTGGTGGTGCCGTCGCCCCACTTGTCGTCCGCGTCGGTGAACAGCGTGCCCTTGCCGGACGACCCGTGCTTGAGGTCGTACGTGCTGTGGCCGCCGCGCTCCGCATCCGTGAGGGCGTACGAGGAGCCGGACTTGGTGGAGCCGACGGTGACGCTGCCGCTGTACTGGCTCTCGCCGGCGCCGGTGTGGATCGCGTCCCACTCGAAGATCTTCTTGCCGGTCGCGGCGTCCGTGACGACGTGCAGCTTGCGCGGCGTGCCGTCCTTCTGCGTGCCGGTGACGACCTTCTCGTAGGCGAGGCGCGGGGTGCCCGACGCCGCCCAGACCACCTTGCGGGCGCCCTCGGGGACGGCCTTGAGGGAGGCGGAGGCCGTGGCCACCGCGATTCTCTTCGAGGTCGCGCGGGTGACGCCCTCGGACTTGCCGGCCTTGGACTCGTGCACGACCAGGTCGCCGCCGAGGACCGGGAGTCCGTCGTAGGTGCGCTCGTAGCGGGTGTGCGTCGCGCCGTCGCGGTCCTTGACCACGTCACGGACGACGAGCTTCTCCTTGGAGCCGAGCTTCAGCTCCTTCGCCGTCTCGGCCTTCTTCGCGTCGGCGTCCTGGAGGAGGCCGGCGCGGGCGGCGCCCGAGAGCTTCATGGGCGCGCCGGCGGGCGTCGCGTCGGCCACGGGCTGAGCGGACGCGCCGGTGGTCATTCCGGCGGTCAGCAGGGCTCCGGCGGCAACTGCGGTGGCTATGGCCAGAGTCGAACGCTTCTTGGTGAAGCGCGCTATGTGGGGGGTCACGCAAGCTCCTTGTGTGTGGGGTAAGAGAGCTGTGTGGTGCTGAACTGAGTGGCGCTTAGCTGTGTGGTGCGTGTGGTGCGTGGGGGAAGCGTGCCAGTTGAGGCTTGTACATGTCAGGAGGGCGATCACAGGTTGGCCGGAAATCGTCCGTTGAGCGATGTCTCTTGTACGTATTGCGAACGGAACATGAACGGGCGCGCCGTCCCAGGGAGTTCACTCACCCGGGGCGACGCGCCCAGACCGTGCGGGCCGAACAGCTCACGATCGGCCGTGTGTCACCACTGCGTGCGGTTTACGGGAAGGTGAGCTTCCAGCTGTTGATGTAGCCGGTGTCCTGCGCGGCCACGTCCTGGACCTTCAGCTTCCAGGTGCCGTTGGCCACCTCGGAGGACGCGTTGACCGTGTAGGTCGCGTTGACGTTGTCCGCCGAGTCGCTGCCGCTGGAGTTCTTCAGGCGGTACGTGGACCCGTCCGGGGCCACCAGGTCGACGACCAGGTCACCGCGCCAGGTGTGCACGATGTTCACGGCGACCGAGAGGTTGCTCGGGGCGTTGCCCGTACGGCCGGTCACGGCGATCGACGAGGTGACCGCGGCGCCGGCGTCCGGTATCGCGACGTCGGTCGTGTTCTCGAACGACGTACCGCCACCGCCGCCGCCACCGGAGCGCGAGCCGACGGCTATGCCGGCCCAGGCGTCCTGCACGGCCTTGTACTCGGCGCTCGTGGTGCCGTAGAGCTCACCGGCCGCCGCGAGCGTGCCGGTGCGCGCGGCCGCGTAGTTCGTGGTCGAGGTGAACTTCGTGGTGAGCGCCTTGAACCAGATCAGCGCGGCCTTGTCGCGGCCGATGCCGGTGACCGGAAGGCCGTCCGCGGTCGGCGAGTTGTAGCTGACGCCGTTGATGACCTTGGCGCCGCTGCCCTCGCTGAGCAGGTAGAAGAAGTGGTTGGCGGGACCCGACGAGTAGTGCACGTCGAGGTTGCCGATCCCGGAGTACCAGCTGTCCGGGGACGTGCCGTCCCTGCTGGGCTTGTCCTGGTAGCGCAGCGGGGTGCCGTCGCCGTTGATGTCGATCTTCTCGCCGATGAGGTAGTCACCGACGTCACTGGCGTTGTTGGCGTAGAACTCGACCGCGGTGCCGAAGATGTCGGACGTGGCCTCGTTCAGACCGCCGGACTCACCGCTGTAGTTGAGACCGGCCGTCGCGGCGGTGACGCCGTGGGTCATCTCGTGGCCCGCCACGTCGATCGACGTGAGGGGCTTGAGGTTGCCCGAGCCGTCGCCGTACGTCATGCAGAAGCAGCTGTCGTCCCAGAACGCGTTGACGTACGCGTTGCCGTAGTGGACCCGCGAGTACGCGGCGACACCGTCACCGCGGATACCGGTGCGGCCCTGCACGTTCTTGTAGTAGTCCCA
This window contains:
- a CDS encoding GNAT family N-acetyltransferase, with the translated sequence MTEIQTPRLLLRRWSDDDLVALSEIQADPEVMRRVGDGGPRDLERTAEDIERWEEDWDEEGFGPFAVELLASGELAGVVGLSVSELQPGIEINWWLGRQFWGQGYASEAAQATLEFALQDRGVDRVVALIRPGDTGSENIARKLGMTEGHEFAHPKHGYPLQVHEIDLTEYES
- a CDS encoding M4 family metallopeptidase, with protein sequence MTPHIARFTKKRSTLAIATAVAAGALLTAGMTTGASAQPVADATPAGAPMKLSGAARAGLLQDADAKKAETAKELKLGSKEKLVVRDVVKDRDGATHTRYERTYDGLPVLGGDLVVHESKAGKSEGVTRATSKRIAVATASASLKAVPEGARKVVWAASGTPRLAYEKVVTGTQKDGTPRKLHVVTDAATGKKIFEWDAIHTGAGESQYSGSVTVGSTKSGSSYALTDAERGGHSTYDLKHGSSGKGTLFTDADDKWGDGTTNDAATAAVDAAYGAQVTWDYYKDVQGRSGINGDGKGAYSRVHYGNAYVNAFWDDSCFCMTYGDGEGDKKPLTSIDVAGHEMSHGVTAATAGLIYSGESGGLNEATSDIFGTAVEFHANNAKDVGDYLIGEKIDINGDGTPLRYMDKPSKDGASLDNWKSGAGNVDVHYSSGIANHFFYLLSEGSGKKEINGVSYDSPTADGQPAAGIGRDKAEKIWFKALTSYFTTNTDYANARKGTLSAASDLYGADSAEYKAVDRAWAAVNVK
- a CDS encoding M4 family metallopeptidase; translation: MRSSDTSHRSASRKRATAYGALAAATALLAGAVQAGATASADVQPAAAAAKAVAKGADPGALPVKLSPAKRAELLREANSTKADTAKDLGLGAKEKLVARDVLQDRDGTTHTRYERTYDGLPVLGGDMVVDTAKSGKTEGVTRAAKSALKGVATTAAVKPATAERQAVKAAAADGSKKTGADRAPRKVVWMAQGKPTLAYETVVGGLQEDGTPNQLHVVTDAATGKKLYEWQGIENGTGNTQYSGSVTLGTALSGSSYTLNDTGRGGHKTYNLNHGSSGTGTLYSGADDVWGNGSASNTETAAADAHYGAALTWDYYKNVQGRTGIRGDGVAAYSRVHYGNAYVNAFWDDSCFCMTYGDGSGNLKPLTSIDVAGHEMTHGVTAATAGLNYSGESGGLNEATSDIFGTAVEFYANNASDVGDYLIGEKIDINGDGTPLRYQDKPSRDGTSPDSWYSGIGNLDVHYSSGPANHFFYLLSEGSGAKVINGVSYNSPTADGLPVTGIGRDKAALIWFKALTTKFTSTTNYAAARTGTLAAAGELYGTTSAEYKAVQDAWAGIAVGSRSGGGGGGGTSFENTTDVAIPDAGAAVTSSIAVTGRTGNAPSNLSVAVNIVHTWRGDLVVDLVAPDGSTYRLKNSSGSDSADNVNATYTVNASSEVANGTWKLKVQDVAAQDTGYINSWKLTFP